A stretch of DNA from Solea solea chromosome 11, fSolSol10.1, whole genome shotgun sequence:
CTCATCTTACATTTTATTAGCACCgtaaaaatcattcattcattcattttctagcactttatcctccacatgagactCACAGGGGTGttggtgctaatcccagctgcCAGAGGGCAAAGGTTAACGGGGTTCACCCATGGGCAGGTTGCCAGTCCGTCGTAGGGTCAACAAACTTCTCGCTTTAAAGCAGCAGTGCTAGCCACTTCTCCCCCGCGTGGTCTTTGCACTTTTCCTTTGATTTGGTTTCCGGtgaatttacattatttttaaacacttttagatattcttcttcttcttctttcggcttcttcCTTTAGCGGTCATCACAGCGGATCACATGTCTGAgcgatattgttcttgtttaacaacAAAGAGGAGAATGGGTGAACCCATAGAAATGATTACTCCAGGCCATAATAATGACGTGGACAGATCACCGAGTACCAGCATCGCGTGAGAGGAACTCAAAATAGCAAAAGTAATAAGTGCCGGCCCACTTTaagctctacacacacacacacacacacacacaccattcacaGCCAGGTGGAAAGGGagcttggcttgtaactggttgctggttcaagtccccaccatgTCCCAGGGCTGGGGTgcctctgagcaaggtacccaaccagTGGCTGCCtgcactgctcctaattctaggaaggtttctagtagagaaGGAATTTCCTTATAAGGGATTAATGAAGTATaagaatcattaaaaaaaatcaaacctgtcaataatcaataatacaaatgaaaagATACATAGacaaatttaattaaaacaacacattaattTCATCCCTTTTATTTCATCGTATTTGTGGTGATTAGTggacaataacacacacacacacacacacattagcataCAGACTCAGGAAAACCCTCTCCactggttagtgtgtgtgtgtgtgtgtgtgtgtgtgtgtgatagaggtAAGTGGAGGTTATTAAATCATCACGATGCCACAGAAGAAAATTAGCTAACCTTCCTCACTcttacaaatgagcatttcctGACTGAATGTATAGACCAGGCTCCGACTAACACTTGGagagtttaaaaaaagctgCCGACTTAAAGCTTCTGAGGCTCCAGGTGACGAGGAGAGAGGGGAAGCcaggtttgctgctgctgctgctgctgctggaggagctggaggagctggaggagctggaggctgCATGGCGGAGCAGGCTGAATGCAGATAGGATCTCTGTGGGGGGGCGTGAACGTGTGATCGGAGACtaaaatcattacattacagtactGCCTGGTCACTGTGTCCTTGGCTCTTCCGCTGAGCTGAGGCTGACGCTGACGCTTttctcccccccgccccccccccgtCATGCATGCTCGCTCCTCTCTCTTCTACCTTTACACTTTTCCACTGTGAGgtgcttcacttcacttcacttcactgacCCAAACATTCCAGACGGTTTTTTGCAGGTCAacaaatacatccaaacagggCCGCGTCGTTCTGAATTCACACgtggtccagcagggggcgcagtGAGCACAGCGTGTTCTCAGATCCACTTTGAATCCATCAGAAGAATAGCATGCAGTGGAGAATTCGGGGGAAATGCAAAGTATCTCAGGGTTAGTCCATGACAAGGCGCTACGCGGTAAACAGAGCCGGTGACGCGCGGTGAGATTCATGACTGTACAAATGAACCTAAAATAGAAGATTTTGACcttttgagttgttttaaaagcttttaattacGCTTTAATCAATTCCACACtgttcaacaataaaacaacataatatgtATTAATATAAGCTCaaattccatgtttttttttaaatatttaaacgtTTTTAGTGGCTTGAAAATCGTGTATGGTCGAGAAATCGTACAGAAACTCATTAATAGAACGGTCAAGTGGACACATTTGATTTTCCATTGTTTTTACACACGTCACTGCAACCAGCATTTGCAACATACTgatttttactgtgaaacaaatgtaaCCAAAGTGATAATAACAGTAACAGGAGCAGTGTTTGTTGGGTGGCGGCCATCTTGGTACCCTAGCGCGAGTCAAGGGACCCGTGAACTCGGACATTCCGAGTCCAAGGTGCTAATGGAACACACTTATATTGTGTTGGTGTCTGAACTGGGACCAAAAACAAAGTGTTGTgtctggaaggttgtgggttcagttGAAAGACACAACACTTGCATAAatatacagaccatttaactCACAAATCAGTCTCAAACATTGGCCTTAGAAAggatatataaagatatataaacAGTGTATGAGTAGGTTGTTTATTAGCGTTTATAAATCACTACAACGACTGAATAACATAAAGGGAAACAGTGATTTGTTGCTTGTCTCTTTACACTTTCACTCCATTCTGCTGTTCATGAATAAACTGCCCGAACACGCGTGGGGTCAGGGTTATGATCTGGGCTCATAAAcatgaggtcagctgaccacCCAAATATACTCAATGACCATGTTCTTCAGCCTGATTCCAAAGACGACGCTGCCAGGCCTGTGAAGGCATCGGTTCAGTGAGCAtgagtcatcattttcacaacacagtccaGACCATAATAGCGCTGGGAGAGCGTTTTGTCATGGTCTGCAGACGACTCAACACGCGCTCATCAGTGTAATAGAACGCGAGCGTGAATGAGCTCCGGTGTGACTGACGGACAGTGTAGCGTGGACTTATCAGGTCAGTGGGTGACGAATAATAATGGAATCTTGCCAAATATGGAGAATGAatcaatgtgtaaaaaaacaacaactacattataattgtttattaatatttttggaGCAtctaattataaataattgacTTATCACACTATCCATTTTCATTTAGAATTATTTCACACTGTAGTGTTAAGAGCCATTTATCTGTGAGGCCTTGCGCTTGCAGCACGTGTGTTGATTTTTGAAGTCAtgacacgcacgcacgcacgcgcacacacgcacacacacacattaaagcgGTGTAAGATAGTCAGCGGCTTCAGTACATGAAATGCAAAGAGGCTGGAAAAACAGCCATTTGGCTTCAagacatcattttcaggttgttgttattatgataACTGTAAATACTCTTCTTCATGCTGGTTCACCCCAGCTGCACTCGTGCCCTCAGGCTGCAGTGGCTGTccagggaaagagagagagagagagacacacacacacagagagagagagaatgtaaaCTAGACTCGCCTTCCTCGGGTCTCATTGGTTGATTCCCTGCCTAGCGGTTTTGTCCTTGAGAATGTGCAGACACGGAGCAGATAATGTTCTGACACCAGAAACTCTAGACCAGGACCAGATCAACACTTTACTCCCTTTCCTTCTTATTCTTCTGAGTCAGATGACAACTGCGTCTCTTGATAGGCTGTGTGCGTAATTGTTTAAAACCCTTTACGCACCAAAGCAAATCcctccaaataaataaataaataaataaataaaacgatATGTCCGTGCACACACGTGCGTGCAGAGGCGATAAGAGGGGTTGCAGAGTGTGTGTTGACACATGACAGATATCATACCCATGTCCCATCCCATTTGCACGCGCGCACGCTCACATTTTTTAAGACAGAACCTTTCGTTTTTAAGCAGTCGCCTTGAAGTCcatataataacaacacatttgaccaCTTCGTGCAAATCTGAAGGTTTGATCCTCGATTATCCCAAGGTCAAAGATCTCTATTTAccgtgacagacagacagacagacagacagcgggAGTTTTGTGCACGAGTCAGCAGAggccaagcagcagcagcagcgtgtgtgtgtgtgtgtgtgtgtgcgcatgagAGGAATCTCCCTGCTCACATGCAGCGGCTCATAAACGGACACATCCTGTGATCTAATCAAAGCGAAGACTCCGGTCCAAACGTGTCCACGTCACTCTCTTATGTgtggaaaatggaaataaacGCCAAACAGTGTGACAGAGAAAAGGAGTTTTAAAATACAAGTATGCGCAAAAAGCTGCATACGAGTGAACGTTTTGGTTCGGTGTGAGTTGGTTTAGTGCTGATGATGTAAATATGACCATAAGATGAATAAAACACGTTAtattaaatgcatatatataatatctgtGCTCCGAACCTTTGCACCCAGGTTGTTCCCACGTACATACGTacgcataataataatgtcttcCTGAAGGGAAATCAGCAGAAAAGCCTAAATGAAAAGTTCCCAAATCACctaaagctacacacacacacacacacacacacacacacacacacacacacacacttttaaaaataagGAGAAGTCTGAGAGGTAGTTATTGCCATTTCAATGACTTTAATAAGCAAAATAGGAAACAATTTCTTCCAAGAACAATCGAAAAAATAAGACGAAACAGAAACCAGCCTGAATGGAACAGTTCAAATTTAAGTGTTTTAACTATTACtcataatatatataaacaggATTGAAAATTGATCCCCAGCATCATCAATCGCAAagtacatcatcatcatcattatcatggAATAGgcggaaaaacaaacacagaacaaaccCGCTGCTGCAGTTTCAGTTTGATTTCAACACAGTTGAATCAGTAACGAACCCCCCCCTCCcgaaacaaacaataacaataataataaaaaagattgTTAAATGCGTGACTTTTCAACAATATTCTTTTTCAAATGCAAGCACCATGCTTATGATATGatctgacagtttttttttctgttaatttaaatcattaaaataaaaactttgtcttggttttcttttttttttaaactatgcATCTGGCCAGCAGAACCAGAATCAtcatcaaataataataataataataataacaataataataataaaaaaacacaaaaacacacacacacacatatatataacgtacatgttgttttcattttgagaaTTTGCACAACCTGTGtccccttttttttactgacctgcaggaaaaaaatcaaatcaggaAAACATAGAGAGCAATAAGAGTCAAACTTTGTATTCAAACGCTCGCGTTATCTAAATATGAACTCTACATAAAAGCCCTGacgtttttttgttggttttttttttgtatcatactaaaacattgttaaaaaatataaatcctTATTATTAATAGTATAGGTCCAGTGGAAATGTGCTACAGGTGGTGGCCAATTCAAAATGAGAGGAGTGGTTCGGTTGATGGAGAAGGCAAAAGaacatttggattttttttttgaaacaattacacaaacaaacaaaaaaaaaacccacattgtGACAAACATTATGTCACAAATATTTGCTCTTGAAATGTTGCACCCATGAGCAAGTCCCACTTATGTATATTACAATATAGCATCATAGTACGTCTTCCTGGAGGGAGGTCTGcacaaaagtcaaaatgaaaactttttgtttaaaaaaagaaaaaaaaaagaaaatcatccaaaaaagtgcACTTGACACACAAAGTTTGCTGAATTTaaacgagaaaaaaaaatgatgcaactcctctcctctcaacttttttttctttaggaaaaaaatcataaaaactaatggaaaaaaaaacacacacacacaacacgaaGAATGAAAGAAGTTCAAACCAGCCTCCTCTAATCTTGTTGTGCAGTTGTTTTGCGGTTGCATAATATTTACAAgctcaaaccaaaaaaacaagaagaaaaccctACACCGTATATATGACACTGCACCGTCAGTCCTGCTGTTCTGTCCCCTGCTCATCtctttcaaaacaacacaagaggAAACTATAGAGAAGCGCAGATCAACAACATGCTCTTAATATACACGAGAAAGATGGAAGGTACAAAATAGAAATTATTACCGTACATGTCCAGCATGCAGGATTAATATTTAAtgcaggtgtttgtttttttttaactttttaatcccccttttttctttttaatatatatattcgAATATAACCAAGCAGGCAATTTAAAATCAATGAGATGTTGCATAAAATGTCCCCCTCCCTcgcctcccctccctccctccctccgttaCCCTCCCAGTGCAGTGACGGGTTTAGAAGTTCAAAATTTTGCATAAAGTGTGGTGGAGTCTaagattggggggggggggggggggggggggtgacactTGTGTGGATTTGTAGCTACTTGTTGTTCCATAAGAATGTCCTCCTTTTTCAGATGAACACAATTACATGACAACTCTATGACCTGCACGCGCCATCCCACACTATACTCATTACAGGAAGGATTAtttaaaggagagagagaaaggaaacaaataaaagaacaaaaagaaaaaaagttcatCAGCCAGGATCCTCTTGTTTGAAGaaggaaattaaaaatatatataaaaaagtctCTTCACTACAAGCAACTATACTACAAAGATGCTGCgactcatcatcatcgtcatcatcatcatcgcacTAGAACAGTTGCACTTTGTATCTCAGTTGTCACGTGGATGGAGAGATGGTTACACACGAGAGCGAGTACTAGTTGGtggattatttctttttctaataTGAATATAATTGTTACTCGTATAATCATAAACAgggcagagggaggggggggggggaaagagtggattattattgtttttctatGCTCATCATAGTCAGTTCAGTCGTTCGTGGACTGGAGGTGGAGAAGGTGgtggtgaggatgaggagggtgaaggaagagtttgttttttttgtttgtttgacaacTCACATGAAGAACTCTGGCGATGACGGGGTGTCACTGGTGGACCCGGCCTCGCGGAAGCCGTTACTGGCCCCTGACCCGGTCAGTTTCTCGCACTTGAGTTTGTAGGCGTCCCTCTCCCTCGCCAGGCGGCCGATCTCCGCCTTCAGCTGCTCCACCTGGTTGATCAGCTGCGTCTTCTCGTTCTCCAGCACGTGCTTCTGCTGCACGCGCTTGAACCGGCAGGACTGCGCGTAGCCCCGGTTCTTCAGGGTCCGCCTCTTCTGCTTCAGGCGGATCACCTCGTCCTTGCTGAAGCCGCGCAGGTGTCTGTTCAGCTCCCGCACCGACATGGACACGAGCTGGTCGTCGGAGAAGCGGTCCTCCACGTTgaggccgccgccgccgccggaCTGGCTGAGGTGgccgtggtggtggtggtggtggcggtggtggtggtggtgcagcgGCTGGTTGGGGTCCGGGGACTCCGGGGACGGGCTGTCGGGGTCctggctgtggtggtggtggtgctggctGTGTGGGTGACTGTGCGCGCCCGGGTGTCCGGACAGTTCCTCGCCGTGGTGCGGGAGCCCCCCCGCGTATGCGTGATGGTGCTGCTGGTTGTGGCCGTGgtggctgtggtggtggtgcGGGTTCCTGTAGCCGTCGAAGGcgccctgctgctgcagctgctgctgcacatgcGGAGGCGGAGGGTGGCCGTGCCCCGTGGACCCAATCAGGGCCTCCACCGCGTCCTCCGGGGTCAGACTCAGCGTCTGCGGGTCTATCTGCTGATGGTAGCCGCTGCTGGGCATCCAGTACAGCTCCTCCAGGTGGTTCTTCTGCTCCGTGGGGCTGAAGCTGGGCGATGAGGGCACCGAGCTGCAGGGTGTGCTGATGGGAGTGGAGGACACTGAACCCTGCGGTTGGAGGCGGTTGCACTGGCGCACCCCGCCGCGCTCCAGCCCGGCCAGGCCTTCCTTCTTCACGTCAAACTTCATCAGGTCAAAATCGTTGACATATTCCAGAGCCAGAGGGCTGCTGGGTAGCTCCGGACCCATACTCAGATCCGCGCTCATGTTGCCGTCGCGGCTCTTTTGCAGACTCGCGAGCGTCGCAAAAACGGTCTTACTTTTAATCAGCGTCTCTTCTCTCCGCTCGTGTTTCATGCAATAGTTCTTGAGGCTCATCCAGCGCTGCGCACTGACTTGCTGTAGCATGAAACTCCCCGCGTGAGTTTGAGTGGCggtgaggagagaaaaaaagaaaagaaaaaaaagaaaaccgaAAAAAAAGTAGTGGAGGAAAAGTTTCAGACTAAGGTTGTGCACATAAGGTTTGCGTCATGTAGCCTACTTCTGCAGGAGGTAGAAAGCAACGCGTCTCAGtgcacaacaaaaataaaaaaaagtcccttcagtagaaatgtcttcacacaaacacataaattaaaaaaagaaacaaagaaaataccaGGTTTGTTGGCTGAAACGGGCGCCAGTCCTCGTCGCAACTTTCTTGCTTGTAAgtcccttgttttgtttttctccaggaAAAAGAATCGCTTGTAAAATACAGGGCgtctgattttctttctttctttctttcttttttcgcTGAGAAGCAGCTTTTCCAGCTCTGCACCGCAGAGGTTTCAaggctctcctctcctcctcctccaccttctctcACTATGGCTCTCTGGTTTCCAGCAGACTGCGCTTGGAGCGAGCCAGCGCTTCATCCTTATAGCGCATTCGTGACGTCGATCCCGGAGCGCGCAGCTCTCCAATGGGAGAGGGCGctgaaacagaggaggaggagggagggagggggaagaggaggaggaggaggaggaggagggcgcaCAGTAGAGTCCTGACAGCTTCAGACAGTCAGCTGACCGACTTCCCTAaaagcagagggagggagaagtggaggagcgagagagagaaatgccTTCACTTCACGGACACTTTACAAGCGGCtccttttttgtcttcttccaAATCTTAATATGTGtgtcaacaataataatagcaatattcacatttccaacaacattaaaacccCCATTTATTCTAACTTGTCCTGGATAACATCGGATTGTTTTAACTTCACAAAGTAaagttaaaggtgcagtgtgtaaaactgGGAAGTTGCAGCTGACTtcgccttcagttagcatcaaaaaaacatacaagacGTTTAGTTTGTCCATCATGGGCTACCATATGGGCTCCAAGAGCTGAACCTGCTATTGTGATGTCATGAAAAGCAACACTTCATACACAATCAGGTGTTTGTAAACGTACAC
This window harbors:
- the mafba gene encoding transcription factor MafB, which encodes MLQQVSAQRWMSLKNYCMKHERREETLIKSKTVFATLASLQKSRDGNMSADLSMGPELPSSPLALEYVNDFDLMKFDVKKEGLAGLERGGVRQCNRLQPQGSVSSTPISTPCSSVPSSPSFSPTEQKNHLEELYWMPSSGYHQQIDPQTLSLTPEDAVEALIGSTGHGHPPPPHVQQQLQQQGAFDGYRNPHHHHSHHGHNQQHHHAYAGGLPHHGEELSGHPGAHSHPHSQHHHHHSQDPDSPSPESPDPNQPLHHHHHRHHHHHHGHLSQSGGGGGLNVEDRFSDDQLVSMSVRELNRHLRGFSKDEVIRLKQKRRTLKNRGYAQSCRFKRVQQKHVLENEKTQLINQVEQLKAEIGRLARERDAYKLKCEKLTGSGASNGFREAGSTSDTPSSPEFFM